The genomic region GAAACCTGCTCCAGATTGCCATTTCCTGATCCAGAAACGGTAGCATGAACAGCATGTTGCCTGCTCTGGATGTTTTTTTGACTTTTTTGAGGCTGGGATGCACCAGTTTTGGGGGCCCTGTGGCCCACCTCGGTTATTTCAGAGAAGAGTTTGTGAACCGCAAAAAGTGGCTTTCAGATGCCGATTATGCCGATCTGGTGGCCCTGTGCACTTTCCTGCCCGGTCCCTCAAGCAGTCAGGTGGGAATGTCCATTGGCAACCTCAGGGCTGGAACTGTAGGGGCAATTCTGGCGTGGGTGGGGTTCACCACCCCCTCTTTCCTGATCATGCTGGCCCTTGCTCTGGGGGCACAGGAAGTCCTTGGCGGAGGTCTGGTGCGTGCCCTCAGCCTGCTCACCCTCGGGGTGATCCTGAGCGCGGTGCTGGGCATGGCCAAGACCCTCACCCCAGAGTGGAGCCGCAGGGGCATTGCACTGGTCTCTGGCCTCATCATGGTCCTGTGGCCCACCGCATGGACCAGCATCGTGGTGATTGTGCTGGGAGGTCTGTATGGCCTGCGTTTTTTCAGGCAGGCAGGTGAACACCAGAGCACTCCGGTTGCCTTCAGAAAAACCTGGGTCTATCTGGGGGTGGCTCTGGGTTTGCTGGTGGTTTTGCCTTTGCTGTCCTTCACCCCTTATTTGGCCTTGCTGAGTGACATGTACCGCACAGGCAGTCTGGTGTTTGGCGGAGGTCATGTGGTTTTGCCTTTGCTGCAACCCGTTGCCACCTGGCTGACCCCAGAGCAGTTTCTGGGGGCTTACGGTGCTGCGCAGGCCATTCCGGGTCCAGTGTTCACCATCAGCACTTTTCTGGGGGCCACTTTTCCACAGGTGAACCCCGTGCTGGGAGCCGTTGTTGCCACAGTGGGCATTTTCCTGCCTGCCATGCTGCTGGTGCTCGCCATC from Deinococcus misasensis DSM 22328 harbors:
- the chrA gene encoding chromate efflux transporter, which produces MNSMLPALDVFLTFLRLGCTSFGGPVAHLGYFREEFVNRKKWLSDADYADLVALCTFLPGPSSSQVGMSIGNLRAGTVGAILAWVGFTTPSFLIMLALALGAQEVLGGGLVRALSLLTLGVILSAVLGMAKTLTPEWSRRGIALVSGLIMVLWPTAWTSIVVIVLGGLYGLRFFRQAGEHQSTPVAFRKTWVYLGVALGLLVVLPLLSFTPYLALLSDMYRTGSLVFGGGHVVLPLLQPVATWLTPEQFLGAYGAAQAIPGPVFTISTFLGATFPQVNPVLGAVVATVGIFLPAMLLVLAIMPVWNSIKTRPALQAALKGVNAAVVGLLLAALLDAVVHIRPNTVLEWLWVVLSFVGLHFLKLPAHLVVLVGGALGYFLF